The following coding sequences are from one Shewanella eurypsychrophilus window:
- a CDS encoding flotillin family protein — translation MDQIQEIGSGFGGSFVLLVVGSALLGMLVIGLIFAKLYRRASKETAFVRTGFGGEKIVKDGGAIVLPVLHETISVNMNTLRIEVEKMQKDALITKDRMRVDVKADFYLRVAPTADGISMAAQTLGSRTTRVEEVKKLMESKFVDVLRAVAAEMSMTEMHEQRADFVQRVQNNVANDLEKNGLELESVSLTGFDQTDLQYFNENNAFDAEGRARLAKIIEEKRKETNDIEQENRIKIELRNLEAEKESLEIEQSEEEARLIQQQALEFKRAEQKAEILKKQEQKTREEREAEIARERAVETAEIEKTKDIETREIEKCKAIEQSRIQQQRDIEVAEQEKQIAVAVKSEEESAARAKAAEAEKIKVEKEEAVITTRQVAEANRRKEIEVIDARKEAEREAVGVTVEAEAEKRAAEDRSSAILTEARAAADAKKLKAEADEKVYAVEAAGKQALHEAENVLSDEQIELQRAMAILAALPEVVKQSVKPLENIEGIKILQGYGAGGNGMSQDGAVMAQTGQAGIAEQVTNAALNYRANAPVVDAMLQELGLVDADKGSLNDLLTGKSPLTANAISAIQSDSAKSKLNGNSHFGESHLGEELQEQ, via the coding sequence ATGGATCAGATTCAAGAGATAGGCTCAGGTTTTGGCGGTAGTTTTGTGCTACTAGTTGTAGGTTCAGCCTTACTCGGTATGTTGGTTATCGGGCTCATTTTTGCCAAGCTATATCGCAGAGCCTCGAAAGAGACAGCCTTTGTTCGTACGGGATTTGGTGGCGAAAAAATAGTTAAAGACGGTGGAGCCATAGTATTGCCTGTGCTGCATGAAACTATTTCCGTCAATATGAATACCCTTCGCATCGAAGTTGAGAAGATGCAGAAAGATGCACTAATCACTAAAGACAGAATGCGTGTTGATGTGAAAGCCGATTTTTATCTGCGTGTTGCGCCTACTGCTGATGGGATCTCGATGGCGGCTCAAACCTTAGGTTCTAGAACGACTCGAGTCGAAGAAGTGAAGAAGCTGATGGAGTCAAAGTTTGTCGATGTATTGCGCGCTGTCGCAGCAGAGATGAGCATGACAGAGATGCATGAGCAGAGAGCTGACTTCGTTCAGCGTGTACAGAACAATGTCGCCAATGATTTGGAGAAGAACGGCTTAGAGCTGGAGTCTGTGTCTTTGACTGGGTTTGATCAGACTGATCTGCAGTATTTTAATGAAAATAATGCCTTCGACGCCGAAGGTCGTGCTCGACTTGCTAAGATTATCGAAGAAAAGCGCAAAGAAACTAACGATATTGAACAAGAGAACCGCATTAAGATCGAGCTGCGAAACCTAGAAGCTGAGAAAGAATCTCTTGAGATTGAGCAGTCGGAAGAGGAAGCTAGACTGATCCAGCAGCAGGCGCTTGAATTTAAACGTGCGGAGCAAAAAGCTGAAATTCTGAAGAAGCAAGAGCAGAAGACTCGTGAAGAGCGTGAGGCTGAAATTGCTAGAGAGCGTGCAGTAGAAACTGCAGAGATTGAGAAGACTAAAGATATTGAGACCCGTGAAATAGAGAAGTGTAAAGCGATTGAACAGTCTCGAATTCAGCAACAAAGAGACATAGAGGTTGCTGAGCAGGAGAAGCAGATTGCCGTCGCAGTTAAATCGGAAGAAGAATCAGCAGCCAGAGCTAAAGCGGCTGAAGCGGAGAAGATTAAGGTAGAGAAAGAGGAAGCGGTGATCACCACGCGTCAGGTTGCAGAAGCTAACCGTCGTAAGGAGATCGAAGTTATCGATGCACGTAAAGAAGCTGAGAGAGAAGCGGTGGGGGTCACGGTTGAAGCTGAAGCCGAGAAGCGTGCAGCTGAAGATAGGTCCAGTGCAATATTGACCGAGGCGAGAGCTGCTGCGGATGCGAAGAAACTAAAGGCTGAAGCTGATGAAAAGGTGTATGCGGTAGAAGCTGCAGGTAAGCAGGCGCTGCATGAAGCTGAAAACGTACTAAGCGATGAGCAAATTGAGCTGCAACGTGCGATGGCGATTTTAGCTGCATTACCTGAAGTGGTTAAACAATCTGTTAAGCCTTTAGAAAATATTGAAGGTATTAAAATATTACAGGGCTACGGCGCTGGCGGCAATGGAATGTCCCAAGATGGGGCTGTTATGGCTCAAACTGGTCAGGCGGGCATTGCTGAGCAAGTCACTAATGCAGCATTAAATTATCGTGCTAACGCACCTGTGGTCGATGCCATGTTACAAGAGCTAGGACTGGTAGATGCCGATAAGGGCAGTTTAAACGATCTCTTAACTGGCAAGAGTCCATTAACAGCTAATGCAATTTCAGCAATCCAGTCAGACAGTGCTAAGAGTAAGCTAAATGGTAATAGCCACTTTGGGGAAAGTCATTTAGGTGAAGAGCTTCAAGAGCAGTAA
- a CDS encoding DUF2913 family protein yields the protein MATYNQAIIEFAQAGLAALETRSQSKNVVKTADAESHFLCNWMAQALKERRFSKLIAKELSKWVRDGRSMGANAQLASLLQRISSQYQAAEENQAIGASLNAMLLELNDNNWLVIVDSEVTTKLKLDSNGQNSLVISDEQYEGHIKGDNLSKSITLYVRSNEQELAQIAAKHGLLLSQGDKKASLIKHHKAYKLCPNNQQAEMALLVS from the coding sequence ATGGCCACTTACAATCAGGCTATCATCGAATTTGCTCAAGCGGGTCTTGCAGCATTAGAAACACGCAGCCAAAGTAAAAATGTCGTCAAAACGGCAGATGCTGAAAGCCATTTCCTCTGCAATTGGATGGCACAAGCGTTAAAGGAGCGTCGTTTCTCTAAGCTGATCGCCAAAGAGCTGAGCAAGTGGGTTAGAGATGGAAGAAGCATGGGCGCAAATGCTCAGCTGGCTTCTCTATTGCAACGTATCAGCAGCCAATATCAGGCAGCAGAAGAAAACCAAGCTATTGGCGCGTCGCTCAATGCCATGTTGCTAGAACTAAATGACAATAACTGGTTAGTCATTGTAGACAGTGAAGTCACCACTAAGCTCAAACTCGACAGCAATGGTCAAAACAGCTTAGTCATCTCTGATGAGCAGTATGAAGGACACATTAAGGGTGATAATCTATCAAAATCAATCACTCTTTATGTTCGTAGTAATGAGCAAGAGTTAGCACAGATAGCCGCTAAACATGGTCTGTTACTCAGCCAAGGCGATAAGAAAGCCAGCCTGATCAAACACCATAAAGCGTATAAGCTATGCCCTAACAATCAGCAAGCAGAGATGGCCTTGCTGGTTAGCTAA
- a CDS encoding DEAD/DEAH box helicase, with protein MRFESFSFAPEILRAISECGYQKMTPVQQEAIPAIRRGQDVLASAQTGTGKTAAFALPILQKMFDNPAETQRSNTRALILTPTRELASQIADNINDYSKYMDVSVLTIYGGVKLESQAQKIKRGADIIVATPGRLLEHLQACNLNLSNVDFMVLDEADRMLDMGFISDIQKIMQAVNKNRQNLLFSATFSSAVKKLANDMLVKPKLIAVDSQNSTADTVSQVVYPVEQRRKRELLSELIGKKNWQQVLVFTATRDAADKLVKELNLDGISASVVHGEKAQGNRRRALREFKEGKVRALVATEVAARGLDIQNLEYVVNYDLPFLAEDYVHRIGRTGRAGKSGVAISLVSREEERTLYDIEKLIGKKISRITIPGYEVGSRDMLIKQLQKRRSFAKKQQREDNVGAQIVGERNMQGRRVKVKNTSNRPATKIKKIR; from the coding sequence ATGAGATTTGAATCTTTTAGTTTTGCTCCTGAGATTTTGCGTGCGATCTCTGAATGCGGTTATCAAAAAATGACCCCCGTCCAACAAGAAGCTATTCCAGCCATTCGCCGTGGCCAAGATGTTTTAGCCAGCGCCCAGACCGGAACAGGTAAAACCGCGGCTTTCGCGTTACCTATTTTGCAAAAGATGTTCGATAACCCGGCTGAAACACAAAGATCTAATACGCGAGCACTTATCCTAACGCCCACACGCGAACTTGCCTCGCAGATCGCTGATAACATTAACGATTACAGTAAGTATATGGACGTCTCAGTACTGACTATCTACGGTGGTGTTAAGCTAGAAAGCCAAGCGCAGAAGATTAAACGCGGTGCAGATATTATCGTCGCTACCCCAGGTCGTCTGCTAGAGCATCTTCAAGCCTGTAACTTGAACCTCTCAAATGTTGATTTTATGGTGCTAGATGAAGCCGATCGTATGCTCGATATGGGCTTTATCAGCGATATCCAGAAAATCATGCAGGCCGTTAACAAGAATCGTCAAAATTTACTTTTCTCTGCCACCTTCTCAAGCGCAGTGAAAAAGCTTGCCAACGATATGTTAGTAAAGCCTAAGCTTATCGCCGTTGACAGCCAAAACAGTACTGCTGATACCGTCAGCCAAGTTGTCTACCCCGTTGAGCAACGCCGTAAGCGTGAACTATTATCAGAGCTTATTGGTAAGAAGAATTGGCAACAGGTTTTAGTCTTTACCGCCACACGCGACGCTGCTGATAAACTCGTTAAAGAACTTAACCTAGATGGCATTTCTGCATCTGTGGTTCATGGCGAGAAAGCACAAGGCAATCGCCGCCGTGCGCTACGTGAATTTAAAGAGGGTAAAGTTCGTGCCTTAGTCGCTACTGAAGTAGCAGCCCGTGGTCTGGACATTCAAAATCTTGAGTATGTGGTTAACTATGATCTACCTTTCCTGGCAGAAGATTACGTTCACCGTATCGGACGTACTGGACGTGCTGGTAAGTCAGGTGTGGCCATCTCATTAGTGAGCCGCGAAGAAGAACGCACGCTATATGATATCGAAAAGCTGATAGGAAAAAAAATCAGCCGTATCACAATCCCAGGTTATGAAGTCGGTAGTCGTGACATGCTGATCAAACAGCTTCAAAAACGTCGTAGCTTTGCTAAGAAACAGCAACGCGAAGACAATGTTGGTGCACAGATCGTGGGCGAAAGAAACATGCAAGGTCGCCGTGTTAAAGTAAAAAACACCTCAAACAGACCAGCAACTAAAATCAAGAAGATCCGCTAA
- a CDS encoding EAL domain-containing protein produces MSINVLVIDDSLAYCRVLSEHLMQLNVNRVEYCTDGASAVKILTRYAQDYQVVVVDLHMPNIDGIELLMQLNDIGYRGGVIIASAMESRIIEAASQVVINSKLRLLGALTKPVTTKQLKLCIERLFMMDPQLVKKPAPISLDELREALNNDRVIPYFQPQMDAVTGNVVGFEVLCRIQLGNQLQLLSPERFLELAESNQLIDELTDNLLEKAMSQWKIICQDDAYLDSSLSINLSPSQLTEMSWPNRLRKYCDDNQIDAAKLTIEITENQALSEQSQYSNISRLRLNDFGVAIDDFGTGYTNLTQLCCLPISELKLDMSFVRGIHHDPLAQTILQSLQDISRKLGIKLVAEGVEDLRDLNYLEKFENLRLQGYLICRPKPFSELIRWLKAHKKVGQTNTEAAIETSSEPNNVISAEFSQERLSNYTI; encoded by the coding sequence ATGTCTATTAATGTACTCGTTATCGATGATTCTCTCGCATACTGCCGTGTGTTAAGCGAACACTTAATGCAGCTGAATGTTAATCGTGTGGAATATTGTACTGATGGCGCATCAGCGGTAAAAATTTTGACTCGATATGCACAAGATTATCAGGTGGTGGTTGTAGATCTACATATGCCAAATATTGATGGCATTGAGCTCTTAATGCAGCTTAATGACATAGGTTATCGAGGAGGGGTAATTATAGCTTCGGCGATGGAGAGCAGGATTATTGAAGCTGCCTCACAGGTCGTGATTAATTCAAAGTTGCGTCTGTTAGGGGCGTTAACGAAGCCAGTTACCACTAAGCAACTTAAGTTGTGCATCGAACGATTATTTATGATGGACCCGCAGTTGGTGAAGAAGCCTGCACCTATCTCACTCGATGAGTTACGCGAGGCCTTGAATAACGATAGGGTCATTCCTTATTTTCAACCACAGATGGATGCAGTGACTGGCAATGTTGTTGGATTTGAAGTCTTATGCCGTATTCAGCTAGGCAATCAATTGCAGCTGCTTTCTCCAGAACGTTTTCTTGAACTAGCGGAATCAAATCAGTTAATCGATGAATTGACCGATAACTTGCTTGAAAAAGCGATGTCACAGTGGAAGATTATTTGCCAAGATGATGCTTATCTCGATAGTAGTCTTTCTATCAACTTGAGTCCAAGCCAGCTTACTGAAATGAGTTGGCCTAATCGCTTACGTAAGTATTGTGATGATAACCAAATAGACGCCGCTAAACTCACTATCGAGATCACCGAGAATCAAGCCTTGAGTGAGCAGAGCCAATATTCGAATATCAGTCGGCTGAGGCTAAATGATTTTGGTGTAGCGATCGATGACTTTGGTACGGGGTACACTAACCTGACTCAGCTTTGCTGCTTACCTATCAGTGAGCTGAAATTAGACATGAGTTTTGTCAGAGGGATCCATCATGACCCATTAGCTCAGACTATTTTGCAATCTTTGCAAGATATCAGCCGAAAGCTGGGTATTAAGTTAGTCGCTGAAGGGGTAGAAGATCTCAGGGATCTAAATTATCTGGAGAAATTTGAAAATTTACGTTTACAAGGTTATTTAATTTGCCGGCCTAAACCTTTTTCAGAGTTGATTCGTTGGCTTAAAGCCCATAAGAAAGTCGGTCAGACGAACACTGAGGCGGCCATTGAAACCAGCTCTGAGCCAAACAATGTTATCTCGGCTGAATTCTCCCAAGAGCGGTTATCAAATTATACGATCTAG
- a CDS encoding aminopeptidase P family protein codes for MPQSIAARLSAVRSEMAKANLDAFIIPRADEYLGEYVPARNERMEWISQFTGSAGMIIVLKDSAAIFVDGRYTVQVKLQVDGELFQYMSLSDTPQIQWLTETLTANARVGYDPRLHPLSWQKTADSQLTQSRMSLVAVDENPIDLHWQDRPLISTAPAILFDEKRAGKTSQLKRKEIGALVAKTGADMALITSLDSFCWLLNIRGNDVPRLPVILGAALLSSNGDMTLFTDIEKLPVGISDHVGSGVNFKAEIALKDALGELSGVKLLADPNSSNAWTQLTAKQAGATLIAGFDPVSLSKAQKNDTELDGMRACHIRDGAAVTRFLSWLDAEVAASRFHDEAVLADKLESFRLKDSLYQEPSFDTISAVGANAAMCHYNHNNGIPATMTNNSLYLVDSGAQYLDGTTDVTRTIAIGEVTQEHKKMVTLVLKGHIALDQARFPRGTTGQQLDAFARQHLWQHGFDYDHGTGHGVGHFLSVHEGPQRIAKNSNDVALLPGMVVSNEPGYYRADEFGIRLENLIAVRPCQALANAEREIFEFEALTFIPMDSRLIDKDLLTDTELKWFNDYHQQVYQTLSPLMQGTELAWLENATKAI; via the coding sequence ATGCCTCAATCTATTGCTGCTCGTCTCAGCGCCGTCCGCTCAGAGATGGCCAAAGCCAACCTCGATGCTTTTATCATCCCACGTGCCGATGAATACTTAGGCGAATATGTTCCTGCGCGAAATGAACGTATGGAATGGATCAGTCAATTCACAGGCTCGGCAGGCATGATCATCGTGCTCAAAGACAGTGCGGCAATTTTTGTTGATGGTCGTTACACGGTACAAGTTAAACTACAGGTTGATGGTGAGTTATTTCAGTACATGAGCCTAAGCGATACCCCACAAATCCAATGGCTAACAGAAACCTTAACGGCTAATGCACGAGTTGGTTACGATCCACGTCTACATCCATTAAGCTGGCAAAAAACAGCTGATAGCCAATTAACTCAGTCACGAATGTCTCTAGTGGCTGTAGATGAAAACCCCATCGATCTGCATTGGCAAGACAGACCGTTAATTTCAACCGCACCAGCTATTCTATTCGATGAGAAGCGAGCGGGTAAAACGAGCCAACTAAAACGTAAAGAGATAGGCGCCTTGGTGGCTAAAACAGGTGCCGATATGGCGCTTATAACCTCCTTGGATTCTTTTTGTTGGCTACTCAACATTCGTGGTAATGATGTCCCAAGATTACCCGTTATTCTCGGCGCAGCGCTCTTATCAAGCAATGGCGACATGACCCTCTTTACTGATATTGAAAAGCTGCCAGTGGGGATATCCGATCATGTCGGGTCTGGTGTCAATTTTAAAGCCGAGATAGCGCTTAAAGATGCACTGGGTGAACTTAGCGGAGTTAAACTACTGGCCGATCCAAACAGCAGTAATGCCTGGACACAGCTAACAGCGAAACAAGCAGGAGCCACATTAATCGCAGGCTTCGATCCAGTTTCACTGTCAAAAGCACAAAAGAATGACACTGAGTTAGATGGCATGCGTGCCTGTCATATACGCGATGGAGCCGCAGTGACTCGATTTTTATCTTGGTTAGATGCAGAAGTTGCAGCGAGCCGTTTTCATGATGAAGCAGTACTGGCCGACAAACTCGAGAGTTTCCGTCTTAAAGACAGCCTCTATCAAGAACCAAGTTTCGATACCATATCGGCTGTTGGCGCCAACGCCGCTATGTGTCACTACAATCACAACAATGGTATCCCTGCGACCATGACCAATAACAGCCTCTATCTGGTTGACTCTGGCGCACAATATCTCGACGGCACAACCGATGTCACCCGCACCATAGCGATAGGTGAAGTCACCCAGGAACATAAGAAGATGGTCACCTTAGTGCTTAAGGGGCATATCGCCTTAGATCAAGCCAGATTTCCACGTGGCACAACGGGACAACAGCTCGATGCTTTCGCTCGCCAGCACCTTTGGCAACATGGCTTCGATTATGATCACGGTACCGGTCATGGTGTAGGGCACTTCCTCAGCGTCCATGAGGGCCCTCAACGGATAGCTAAAAATAGTAACGACGTTGCGTTACTTCCTGGAATGGTTGTTTCTAATGAACCTGGTTACTATCGCGCAGATGAGTTTGGTATTCGTCTCGAAAACCTTATCGCAGTACGACCATGTCAAGCTTTGGCAAATGCCGAGCGTGAGATATTTGAGTTTGAAGCCCTTACCTTTATTCCTATGGATTCCCGTCTTATCGACAAGGATCTGTTAACCGATACCGAATTAAAATGGTTTAATGATTATCACCAGCAGGTTTACCAGACGTTATCTCCCTTGATGCAAGGTACAGAATTGGCTTGGCTCGAAAATGCCACCAAGGCCATCTAA
- a CDS encoding MFS transporter, giving the protein METARMPFNVWVLTLAQAFAMSAAPMMMLLGGIIGAELAPSPILATLPIASMVVGVAISILPVTQLMRRFGRKKVFIGGSVLAGVAGLVAAYAAQEHNFILFCFSGTLLGSAGAIIQQYRFAAMESVAPELGAKATSRVLLGGLVAAFLGPELAVLGGDLVETPYVGAFLFLTMVSLLAGVTLSFYREDKPASSQTRNEAQGDTRPLRLILNQEQIWVAIAGAMIGFAMMSFVMTATPLHMHHIEHHSLADTKWVIQSHIIAMYLPSLFTGYLVEKLGVSRMMLTGLLAYFVTIVTALMGNDVLNYWAALVLLGLGWNLLFVGGTVLLPRCYRPNERFKVQAFNDTLVFGSQAIASLSAGWVIHQLGWQVLLVICIPFIGIQLILIAWWKFNKSKILGSKVSE; this is encoded by the coding sequence ATGGAAACAGCAAGAATGCCGTTTAATGTGTGGGTGCTTACCTTAGCGCAGGCTTTTGCCATGAGCGCCGCACCTATGATGATGTTACTGGGCGGGATCATCGGTGCCGAACTCGCTCCTAGCCCCATTTTAGCGACTCTGCCCATAGCATCTATGGTGGTCGGTGTTGCCATCTCAATTTTACCTGTGACTCAATTAATGCGCCGTTTTGGTCGAAAGAAAGTGTTTATTGGTGGATCGGTACTGGCGGGAGTGGCTGGGTTGGTTGCGGCCTATGCGGCTCAGGAACACAATTTTATACTTTTTTGTTTCAGCGGCACTCTTCTGGGTTCTGCTGGCGCGATTATCCAACAATACCGCTTCGCAGCGATGGAGTCGGTGGCGCCTGAATTGGGTGCTAAGGCGACATCGAGAGTCTTGTTGGGCGGTTTGGTTGCAGCATTTCTAGGGCCTGAGCTGGCGGTACTAGGTGGGGATCTCGTCGAGACTCCATATGTCGGGGCTTTTCTGTTTCTGACTATGGTGAGTCTGCTTGCCGGGGTGACACTGAGTTTTTATCGAGAAGATAAACCTGCCTCATCTCAAACTCGTAATGAGGCTCAGGGTGATACGAGGCCATTAAGGCTCATATTGAATCAGGAGCAGATCTGGGTCGCGATTGCTGGGGCCATGATAGGGTTTGCCATGATGAGTTTCGTGATGACGGCCACGCCACTGCATATGCATCATATAGAGCACCACTCCTTAGCGGATACTAAATGGGTGATTCAGAGTCATATTATCGCCATGTATCTGCCGTCTCTGTTTACCGGTTATCTAGTGGAAAAATTGGGAGTGTCTAGGATGATGCTTACAGGTTTACTGGCCTATTTCGTGACCATAGTAACTGCCTTGATGGGCAATGATGTACTCAACTATTGGGCCGCACTGGTATTACTTGGCTTGGGCTGGAATCTGCTATTCGTGGGAGGTACTGTGTTGCTGCCCCGTTGTTATCGCCCCAATGAGCGTTTTAAGGTTCAGGCGTTTAATGACACCTTAGTATTTGGCTCTCAAGCGATAGCCTCTCTCAGTGCTGGTTGGGTCATTCATCAACTTGGCTGGCAAGTGTTACTCGTTATCTGCATTCCGTTTATCGGGATTCAGTTGATCTTGATCGCTTGGTGGAAATTCAATAAAAGTAAAATCTTAGGCAGCAAAGTGAGTGAATAA
- a CDS encoding ROK family protein, producing the protein MQTITVDIGGSKALFEMHLGDRVEQYKIPTGVGFGIESLNQQLSELEADYGLVDYKLAIAVPGLVKNSQLISSKSLPCLNGFSREDLHSQAKTILLSNDIDAGMQAVLDPKLDCELLIMCGTGIGMAISINGKMFSGTTGFAGELGHCRVMTESGEFSLEQLASGDSIRIRELKSSKDLHRAGRYLGMGLAWSVNLFNPDRIWLAGGMMNNADYYKGCISSLNDMALTAPLSEAKVARVDDMETLVCRGLKVLLDKQV; encoded by the coding sequence ATGCAAACGATTACGGTCGATATAGGTGGTTCTAAGGCATTGTTTGAGATGCATCTAGGAGACAGAGTTGAGCAATATAAGATCCCAACCGGTGTAGGTTTTGGGATTGAAAGCTTAAATCAACAGCTGTCAGAGCTTGAAGCCGATTATGGACTCGTTGACTACAAGCTTGCCATTGCCGTGCCAGGATTGGTAAAAAACAGTCAATTAATTTCGAGTAAATCACTGCCTTGCTTAAATGGCTTTTCACGTGAAGATCTGCATTCTCAGGCTAAGACTATCTTACTGAGTAATGATATCGATGCAGGTATGCAGGCCGTTTTAGATCCCAAGCTTGATTGTGAGTTACTGATAATGTGTGGTACCGGCATTGGTATGGCGATATCAATTAATGGCAAAATGTTCTCAGGAACGACGGGGTTCGCCGGCGAGCTAGGCCACTGCCGGGTGATGACCGAATCTGGTGAGTTTAGCCTAGAGCAGCTTGCTAGTGGTGACTCCATTCGAATCCGTGAACTGAAAAGTTCGAAAGATCTTCATCGTGCCGGTCGTTATCTCGGTATGGGGCTCGCTTGGTCGGTGAATCTGTTTAACCCTGATCGTATTTGGTTGGCTGGTGGCATGATGAATAATGCTGATTACTACAAGGGGTGTATCAGTTCACTCAATGACATGGCACTGACAGCACCGCTATCAGAAGCAAAGGTAGCCCGTGTCGATGATATGGAAACACTGGTCTGCCGAGGATTGAAAGTGTTGTTGGATAAGCAGGTCTAG
- a CDS encoding M24 family metallopeptidase has protein sequence MTLGVGGSTAVQELAKLSDMTKGTKPISESEYRIRIEKAQELMKAQGLEAIYINAGTNLYYYTGTRWYASERMVGAIIPADGELEYIAPAFEVDTLLGYMVIEGKVNTWQEDESPFALFGEVLKQMGIDSGKVGIDESAAFFIFDGVRLAHDQFDYVNAKPVTAGCRMIKSDTELSLLQRAKDMTLEVHKAAARILREGITVGEIEAFINDAHKAVGAPAGSYFCIVLFGEDSAYPHGVKSPKALDLNDTVLIDTGCQLQGYNSDITRTFVFGKPSDRQREIWQHEQDAQIAAFDAAQIGATCASVDRAARDLLEAAGFGPGYDVPGLPHRTGHGVGLDIHEWPYLVLNDHTPLAAGMCFSNEPMLCVPGEFGVRHEDHFYMTNDGPVWFTKPMFSIDDPFGYEA, from the coding sequence ATGACCTTAGGTGTGGGCGGTTCAACCGCAGTGCAAGAGCTAGCAAAACTGAGTGATATGACCAAGGGCACTAAGCCTATCTCCGAGAGTGAATATCGTATTCGTATTGAGAAGGCCCAGGAACTGATGAAGGCCCAGGGACTTGAAGCCATCTATATCAATGCTGGAACTAACTTGTATTACTATACGGGTACACGCTGGTACGCCAGTGAGCGTATGGTTGGCGCCATCATTCCAGCCGATGGCGAGTTGGAATATATCGCGCCGGCATTCGAAGTCGATACGCTATTAGGTTATATGGTTATCGAAGGTAAGGTGAATACCTGGCAAGAAGATGAGAGTCCTTTTGCCCTGTTCGGTGAGGTGCTCAAGCAGATGGGCATAGATAGTGGCAAAGTGGGTATCGATGAGTCTGCGGCCTTCTTTATCTTCGATGGTGTCCGTCTGGCACATGACCAGTTTGATTATGTTAATGCTAAGCCTGTGACAGCCGGTTGCCGGATGATCAAATCTGATACCGAACTGAGCTTATTGCAACGCGCTAAAGATATGACTCTTGAGGTACATAAAGCAGCGGCGCGTATCTTGCGAGAAGGGATCACAGTCGGTGAAATAGAAGCTTTTATCAATGATGCCCATAAAGCCGTGGGTGCACCTGCTGGTTCCTATTTCTGTATCGTGTTATTCGGTGAAGACAGTGCCTATCCCCATGGTGTTAAGTCGCCTAAAGCGCTAGATCTTAATGATACGGTTCTGATTGATACTGGTTGTCAGCTGCAAGGTTACAACTCAGATATCACCCGTACCTTTGTGTTCGGTAAACCGAGCGATCGTCAGCGTGAGATTTGGCAACATGAGCAAGATGCTCAGATTGCAGCATTCGATGCGGCTCAGATTGGTGCAACCTGTGCTAGTGTCGATAGAGCGGCCCGTGATTTGCTTGAAGCCGCAGGTTTTGGCCCTGGCTACGATGTACCGGGCTTGCCACATAGAACTGGTCATGGTGTCGGCTTAGACATTCATGAATGGCCTTATTTAGTCCTTAACGATCATACGCCTCTGGCTGCAGGCATGTGTTTCAGTAACGAACCAATGTTGTGTGTACCTGGTGAGTTTGGCGTGCGTCATGAAGATCATTTCTATATGACAAATGACGGACCTGTGTGGTTCACCAAGCCAATGTTTTCCATCGATGATCCTTTTGGATATGAAGCTTGA